In Daucus carota subsp. sativus chromosome 4, DH1 v3.0, whole genome shotgun sequence, one DNA window encodes the following:
- the LOC135146708 gene encoding uncharacterized protein LOC135146708, protein MKKNAPDESEPCDAEVFVKTRTRDAGREYKTSTKTMKKKIDKINKKINSGEAADEMLLDKEHGPTWLLGRCKKPQKLSAAAPTDTYVKELTTKIKEGLAAEVEEKVKKIQEEVDEQVNRKVQQNLASVLKKLGEANPFTIDVTELCAHVASDNDDGTPMTKGTSF, encoded by the exons ATG aaaaagaATGCCCCAGATGAGTCTGAACCATGTGATGCAGAGGTTTTTGTGAAAACTCGGACTCGTGATGCAGGACGCGAGTACAAGACCAGTactaaaacaatgaaaaagaaaatt gataaaattaacaaaaaaatcaattccgGGGAGGCTGCTGATGAAATGCTTTTGGATAAAGAGCATGGCCCGACTTGGCTCTTAGGGAGATGCAAGAAGCCGCAAAAACTATCAGCTGCTGCTCCAACGGATACATATGTCAAAGAATTGACAACAAAAATTAAGGAAGGCCTTGCTGCTGAAGTCGAGGAAAAAGTGAAGAAAATCCAAGAAGAGGTAGATGAGCAGGTAAACAGGAAGGTGCAACAAAATTTGGCATCGGTCCTTAAGAAACTTGGTGAAGCAAACCCGTTCACAATTGATGTTACAGAGCTGTGTGCACATGTGGCCAGTGACAATGACGATGGCACACCAATGACTAAAGGCACCAGCTTCTAG